GCCCGCCTGCCCATCATCCTGGCGTGGCTGGCCAAAGAACAGCCTGACCTGCTCTGCATCCAGGAGACCAAGGTCCAGGATTCGGAGTTTCCTGCCGATGAGATCCGGGCCGCCGGCTACCACGTGGTCTTCCGCGGCCAGAAGGCCTACGCCGGCGTGGCCATCATCAGCCGCGAGCCTCTGCAGGACGTGGTGTTCGGCTTCGACGACGGCGGCGAGCCGGATGAGGCGCGCCTTATCCGCGCCCGGTACGACGGCATCTTCGTCGTCAACACGTACGTCCCACAGGGCCAGTCGGTGGATTCCCCGCAGTTCCAGTACAAGCTGGAATGGCTGGGGCGACTGCGCCGGCTCTTCGAGCGGCACTACTCGCCGGCGGACCCCATCCTCTGGATGGGCGATTTCAACGTCGCCCCCGAACCTATTGACGTGCACAACCCGGAGGGACTGAAAAACCACGTGGACTTTCACCCGCTGGCCCGCCAGGCGCTGGAGCGCGTCCGGGAATGGGGTTGGGTGGACCTGCTCCGCAAGTTCCATCCCGATGAGCGCATCTACACCTTCTGGGACTACCGCGTGCGCGGCGCTATCGAGCGCGGATTGGGCTGGCGGGTAGATCACATCTGGGCCACGCGGCCCCTGGCGGAGAAGTGCACCCGCTGTTGGGTGGACATGGAGCCGCGCCTGGCCGACAAGCCTTCCGACCACACCGTTCTGGCGGCGGAATTCGCCTTGTGAATGATTTTGACTATCATTGACCCTGCACTGCACTACAGGAGGCAGTTATGACCAAGAAATCAGTGGTGGCGGTACTGCGCACCAAACCCGAGACTGTGCTGGATGACTACCGTCGGCTCTGTGAGCTGGCCGGCATGCGCCAGGCGCTGGACCCCTCCGCGACCACCATCCTCAAGGACAATATTAGCTGGCACCTGCTCTATCCCGGCGCCAACACCACCCCCTGGCAGTTGGAGGGCACCATCCTGGCGCTCAAAGACGCCGGCTTCCACGATATCGTGGACGTCCACAACAAGACAGTGGTCACCATCGCTGACCTGGGGGATCGCTACAACAAATTCGGCCCGGTACTGGCCAAATACGGCATCCCGAAGAAGTACAACTTCAAGCCCGAGGACATGACCTGGGTCGAATACAAGCCCAAAGCGAAAATGGCAGTCCTGGACAAGATATACCGCCACGGCATTTACATCCCCGATTACTTTATCGGCAAAAACATCGTGCACCTGCCCACGGTGAAGACCCACAGCTACACCGTCACCACCGGGGCCATGAAGAACGCCTTTGGCGGCCTGCTGAACGTCAACCGCCACTACACCCACACCTGGATCCACGACACGCTGGTGGACCTGCTGGCCATCCAGAAGGAGATTCACGCCGGCATCTTCTGCACCATGGACGGCACCACCGCCGGCAGTGGCCCCGGCCCACGCACCCTCGTCCCGCACCAGAAGGACGTCATCCTGGCGTCGGCGGACCAGGTGGCCATCGACGCGGTGGCCGCCATGATGATGGGCTTCGACCCCATGAAGATCCCATACATCGCCCATGCCACGGAGCGCGGGCTGGGCAACGGCAACCCACGCGATATCGAGATCGTCGGCATGCCCGAGGTGGCCAACGAGCGCTGGAACTTCTCCGTTGGCGTCAACCTGGGCACGGGCGTAGGCATGCTGTTATGGCGCTCCCCGCTGAAGGTCTTCCAGAAGCTCTTTTTCCAGACGCCCCTGGTGAACATCTTTATCTTCGCCAGCGAGTACTATCACGACCATTACTGGTACCCGCGCAAGGGGCGCCCGATTGTGGAGAAGTGGCTGAACGAAAGCCCGTGGGGACGTCTCTTCCAGAGCTATCCCGATGAATAACGCCGGCCCTGCGCCGGCCCCTTCGGCACGGTGAACCTGAGCAGGAAATGAGGACATTGATCCGCAAGCGCCGGCTGTTGGCCGCGATGGCGCTGGCACTGCTGGTGGGCATACTCTATTTTCCGACCCTGCGCTGGTTGGCGCATGAGTGGTGGAGCAACGATTATTACACCCACGGGCCGCTGGTGCTGATCATCGCCGGCGCGCTCATCTGGCGCCGGCGGCGCGCCTTCTGGTACCGGGCGCCGGACAACCGCGGGCTGTGGGGTATGGGGATCGGGCTGGCAGGGCACCTCATCGGCAGTGCCTGGCGCGCGCCCTATATATCTGCCCTCTCCCTGCCCCTGCTCGTGGCCGGCCTGATCACCTTCTTCGTGGGGCTGCCGGCACTGCGCATGCTGGCCTTCCCCTTGGCCTTTACCTGGTTCGCCGTGCCCCTGCCCTTCGTGGAGCAGGCCAGCGTGCCCCTGCAGACGATCACCGCCTCCGCATCCACTGCCCTGGCGCAGTGGTGGGGCATCCCGGCCCAGGTGCAGGGCGCGCAAATTACCCTGCCTTCCTGCTCCCTGCAGGTGGGCGCGCCCTGCAGTGGATTGCGCTCCATTGTGGCTCTGCTGACCCTGGATGCGCTGTTCGTCTACCTGGTGGACGGGCCGGCATGGGCGCGCTGGGTACTGCTGGCTATGGCCGTGCCGGTGGCGCTGGCGGCCAACATCATGCGCATCGCCATTCTGCTGGTAGTCGCCCATCTCTGGGGGGCAGAAGCCGGCCTGCGCTACTTCCATGATTATTCCAGCCCCGTGCTGTTCGTGGTGGCGGTACTTCTGCTGATGGGGGTGAGCTGGGCGGCGCAATGTCGCGGGATACGCTCCGATATCTGAGCATCGTCGGCCTGCTGGGGTTGGCCATTCTGGCCAGCGCTGTCCTCATGGCGCGCCGGCCGGCGAACCTTTTCCCCTCCTCTGCCCATACCTTTGTGACCGACATTGACAACTGGCGGCAGACCAATCAACAGCGCATCGTGGAAACGCCCTATGACTTTCGCCTGGGCCCCAACCTGGCCGACCTGCCCCTGGAGATCGGGGGGTGGAAAGGGCAGGACATTCCCCAGACCAACCTGGAGGTATTTATCCTGCTGGAGCCCGAACAGTACATCTTCCGCCGCTACGAGGACGCCGCCGGCCGCATCCTCTGGCTCAGCCTCATCGGGAGCCGCAAGTCCAAGAGCTTCCATCCCCCACAAATTTGCTACAGCACCGACGGATGGCAGACAACCCTGAACGCCGTCCCCGTTCCCCTGCGCGAGGGCGATATCTACACCTTGTATCTGGAAGCGAACAAGGCCTCTCAACGCCATTTCATCTGGTATTTCTACATCTGGCCCGACGAAGGGCGCGATCCGGCCGCCGGCCTGGTGCTCTTCAAGGTCACAGTGCCGACCGCCGCAGAGGATACCTCCCCACAGGAAGCCCTGGACATCGCGCAGGGCTTCATCTCCGCCATTTTCACCCGCGCCTCCCGCCCGACGAAATAAAAACTCCCGTCAGGGTTGCCCCTGACGGGAGGATATGGATGTGTCGGCATCATCTGCGCCGGCGGCGAGCCAGGCGTACATAGCTCATCAGCCCCGCCAGCCCGCCGGCCATCAGCATCCAGGTGCCGGCCTCTGGAATTTCCTCGGGCGGCACAGGCGTCGCGGTCGGCGTCGGGGTACGGGTCGGTATCCGCGTCGGTGTGGCGGTCGCCAGCCGTGTCGGGGTGTCCGTGGGCACGGGCGTCCGTGTCGGCGTAAAGGTGCGAGTAGGTGTCGGGACCGTTGCCGTCGGCGTGGCAGTCGGCAATGGTGTTCCCGTGGGCGTCATCGTCGGAGTGAACGTGGCCGGCGGCGTGCCCGTGACAGTCGGCGTGCTGGTGAAGGTCGGCGCCGGCGTGAAAGTGGCCGTAGGCGTCTCGGTCGGGGTGGCGGTAGCGGTTTCTGTGGGAACGGGCGTATCGGTCGCCGTCGGCGGCGGAGTAGCAGTGTCGGTCGGCGTCGGAGTGGCGGTAGCCGGCGGCGTCTCCGTCGGCGTCGAGGTAGCCGGCGGCGTCTCGGTAGCCTGCGGCAGGCAGGGGATGACGTTCAGCCACTGGCAGGCGGGATCATTTTCCGCCACCTCGATCGCATCCAGGCGGGAGCCGTCCTCACGGGTGCGGAAGACGATGGTGTGGGGGCCGGCGCTCCAGGTCAGCACCAGCGGCTGGCCGGTCAGCGCGTTGGAAACCTTGACCCAGGTCCAGCCGGCCTGCGGCAGGTCCCACTGTATCTCCGGCGCTCCATCCACCGAGACAAAGAAGGAGTTGCTGGCGGTATCCGGGCCCCAG
This genomic window from Anaerolineae bacterium contains:
- the xth gene encoding exodeoxyribonuclease III, which produces MKVATYNANSIRARLPIILAWLAKEQPDLLCIQETKVQDSEFPADEIRAAGYHVVFRGQKAYAGVAIISREPLQDVVFGFDDGGEPDEARLIRARYDGIFVVNTYVPQGQSVDSPQFQYKLEWLGRLRRLFERHYSPADPILWMGDFNVAPEPIDVHNPEGLKNHVDFHPLARQALERVREWGWVDLLRKFHPDERIYTFWDYRVRGAIERGLGWRVDHIWATRPLAEKCTRCWVDMEPRLADKPSDHTVLAAEFAL
- a CDS encoding DUF362 domain-containing protein, coding for MTKKSVVAVLRTKPETVLDDYRRLCELAGMRQALDPSATTILKDNISWHLLYPGANTTPWQLEGTILALKDAGFHDIVDVHNKTVVTIADLGDRYNKFGPVLAKYGIPKKYNFKPEDMTWVEYKPKAKMAVLDKIYRHGIYIPDYFIGKNIVHLPTVKTHSYTVTTGAMKNAFGGLLNVNRHYTHTWIHDTLVDLLAIQKEIHAGIFCTMDGTTAGSGPGPRTLVPHQKDVILASADQVAIDAVAAMMMGFDPMKIPYIAHATERGLGNGNPRDIEIVGMPEVANERWNFSVGVNLGTGVGMLLWRSPLKVFQKLFFQTPLVNIFIFASEYYHDHYWYPRKGRPIVEKWLNESPWGRLFQSYPDE
- a CDS encoding exosortase/archaeosortase family protein; its protein translation is MRTLIRKRRLLAAMALALLVGILYFPTLRWLAHEWWSNDYYTHGPLVLIIAGALIWRRRRAFWYRAPDNRGLWGMGIGLAGHLIGSAWRAPYISALSLPLLVAGLITFFVGLPALRMLAFPLAFTWFAVPLPFVEQASVPLQTITASASTALAQWWGIPAQVQGAQITLPSCSLQVGAPCSGLRSIVALLTLDALFVYLVDGPAWARWVLLAMAVPVALAANIMRIAILLVVAHLWGAEAGLRYFHDYSSPVLFVVAVLLLMGVSWAAQCRGIRSDI
- a CDS encoding exosortase-associated EpsI family protein — its product is MSRDTLRYLSIVGLLGLAILASAVLMARRPANLFPSSAHTFVTDIDNWRQTNQQRIVETPYDFRLGPNLADLPLEIGGWKGQDIPQTNLEVFILLEPEQYIFRRYEDAAGRILWLSLIGSRKSKSFHPPQICYSTDGWQTTLNAVPVPLREGDIYTLYLEANKASQRHFIWYFYIWPDEGRDPAAGLVLFKVTVPTAAEDTSPQEALDIAQGFISAIFTRASRPTK